The proteins below are encoded in one region of Cucurbita pepo subsp. pepo cultivar mu-cu-16 chromosome LG10, ASM280686v2, whole genome shotgun sequence:
- the LOC111803261 gene encoding E3 ubiquitin-protein ligase PUB22-like, giving the protein MAELDQELDPPPFFLCPISLQIMKDPVTVASGITYDRESIEKWLFSDRHKTCPVTQVVLSSFDITPNHTLRRVIQAWCTVNACKGIERIPTPKPPVDCKQVVRILADAKLSPFSQQNCLRRLRSIAAGSESNKRCMEAAGAVEFLAGIVCNSTNVEFSSEDYAYLIDDQFANLGDEALSILYKLQISESGLKFLLANNGGIFVSTLTKILQNGTYGSRAYSVMLLTSMFEVADQIQILSLNTDFFVEIVQILKDQISKQASKSALKLLIGLCSSSRNRVKAVKAGAVPVMIDLLLDLDSSEKRSCEMILVTLDLLCGCADGRAEVLNHAAGIAVVSKKILRVSTLGSEKAVGILCSIARFSASESVVQEMMRLGVVTKLCFLLQVVGAGGKAKEKAKEILKLHGRTWRNSSCLPSSLRSSFPH; this is encoded by the exons atggcAGAATTAGATCAAGAACTTGATCCTCCTCCCTTCTTTCTCTGCCCCATCTCTCTCCAAATCATGAAAGACCCCGTCACCGTCGCTTCCGGCATAACCTACGACCGCGAAAGCATCGAGAAATGGTTGTTTTCAGACAGACACAAGACGTGCCCCGTCACACAGGTCGTCTTGTCAAGCTTCGACATCACTCCCAACCATACTCTAAGACGAGTCATTCAAGCTTGGTGCACTGTCAATGCTTGCAAGGGTATCGAGAGGATTCCGACGCCTAAGCCACCGGTCGATTGTAAGCAAGTGGTTCGAATTCTTGCAGATGCCAAGTTGTCTCCGTTCTCGCAACAGAATTGTCTCCGACGACTCCGATCTATTGCAGCGGGGAGTGAATCTAATAAACGTTGCATGGAAGCTGCTGGAGCTGTGGAGTTCTTGGCTGGAATTGTGTGTAATTCCACCAACGTGGAATTCAGCTCAGAAG ATTACGCTTACTTGATTGACGACCAGTTCGCGAATTTGGGGGATGAGGCTTTGAGCATTCTTTACAAACTTCAAATCTCCGAATCCGGCCTGAAATTTCTACTCGCCAACAATGGCGGCATCTTCGTCTCAACCTTAACCAAAATCTTGCAAAACGGAACCTATGGCTCCCGAGCATATTCAGTAATGCTTCTAACTTCAATGTTCGAAGTTGCAGATCAGATTCAGATCCTCAGCCTAAACACCGATTTCTTCGTCGAAATCGTCCAAATTCTGAAGGATCAGATCTCGAAACAGGCTTCGAAATCGGCATTGAAACTGCTAATCGGTCTTTGTTCGAGTTCCAGAAACAGAGTTAAGGCGGTCAAAGCCGGTGCGGTTCCGGTTATGATCGATCTCCTCCTCGATCTCGATTCGTCAGAGAAGCGTTCGTGCGAGATGATTCTCGTGACACTCGATCTACTCTGCGGCTGTGCCGACGGTAGGGCGGAGGTATTGAATCACGCGGCAGGGATCGCTGTTGTATCGAAGAAGATTCTGAGAGTTTCGACACTCGGAAGCGAGAAGGCCGTCGGAATCTTGTGCTCTATCGCGAGATTCTCGGCGAGTGAAAGCGTCGTCCAGGAAATGATGCGGCTCGGAGTTGTGACGAAGCTCTGTTTTCTGCTTCAGGTCGTCGGCGCCGGAGGCAAAGCGAAGGAGAAAGCGAAAGAGATTCTGAAGCTTCATGGTCGGACATGGCGGAATTCTTCATGTTTGCCTTCGAGTCTGCGATCTTCTTTTCCACATTAG